A part of Drosophila ananassae strain 14024-0371.13 chromosome 2R, ASM1763931v2, whole genome shotgun sequence genomic DNA contains:
- the LOC6507233 gene encoding uncharacterized protein LOC6507233 — protein MHDYLEDFENGQQEGPMVNMDELENLQEDLNNVLDDEEFEVASEDRDSDGDSVDTNEIGLAAIPEELDEEMNALRSNGPEAKRLEKSQQTLPEELDPREYKMMEATFIHLKSCMRSERHQLRANIRIQRRVMSLEEKLLSEMEEVRPSVVVSPPSLAGLAKDSIIQDVSLQLILSLVLQIEEYQDRITELKDLQLDYHSKKPSSTNEVLQYPPHDENGAPKILIFEQEVNFIKKYIKHRRQYLEYQKEFYAKIVQLNARWRQPPPAVSEEGSSLEDANSSSNHQTPKATQTPERSRSSRGAECIINMSARTRPGPLEERNIRQKYSQVD, from the coding sequence ATGCACGATTACTTGGAAGATTTTGAAAATGGACAACAGGAGGGTCCAATGGTGAATATGGATGAGCTGGAGAACTTGCAGGAGGACCTGAACAATGTCCTGGACGACGAGGAGTTTGAGGTCGCGTCAGAGGACAGAGATAGTGACGGGGACAGTGTGGACACAAATGAAATCGGACTGGCGGCCATACCGGAGGAGCTGGACGAGGAGATGAATGCGCTGCGTAGTAACGGCCCGGAGGCCAAGCGACTGGAGAAGTCACAGCAAACTCTACCCGAAGAACTCGATCCTCGGGAATACAAGATGATGGAAGCCACATTCATTCATCTTAAGTCGTGCATGCGATCTGAGAGACACCAGTTGAGGGCCAACATCAGGATCCAGCGGCGGGTCATGTCCTTGGAAGAGAAGCTCCTGTCGGAGATGGAGGAGGTGAGACCATCGGTGGTGGTGTCTCCACCGTCTTTAGCTGGCCTGGCTAAGGATAGCATCATCCAGGACGTCTCCCTGCAGCTGATTCTGTCATTGGTGTTGCAAATTGAAGAGTATCAGGATCGAATCACAGAACTAAAGGACTTGCAACTGGATTATCATTCGAAGAAACCCAGCTCCACTAATGAAGTGCTCCAGTACCCACCACACGACGAGAACGGAGCCCCAAAGATCCTCATTTTCGAGCAGGAGGTCAACTTCATCAAGAAGTACATCAAGCACCGCCGACAATACCTAGAGTACCAGAAAGAGTTCTACGCAAAAATTGTTCAGTTGAATGCCCGCTGGCGACAGCCACCTCCTGCAGTTTCCGAAGAAGGATCATCTCTCGAGGATGCGAATAGTTCAAGTAATCACCAAACTCCGAAAGCTACACAAACACCAGAGAGATCAAGATCGTCCAGGGGTGCAGAATGCATTATTAATATGTCGGCCAGGACCCGGCCTGGACCTCTAGAGGAGCGTAACATCCGCCAAAAGTACTCCCAAGTCGATTAA
- the LOC6507826 gene encoding uncharacterized protein LOC6507826: MRYFAVCALLILPLVSGGLVPHRPVRHIAMYEIHPNHHNPQMEVIAQNMQAMFQNMIPDISAAIDAMDIPDMSVQADAGVLPDMSVATDADDTPRRRPAHFKVAPLTRVAAPWVSKIPDMSVQADADLIPDISVASDADVTPKRASFALKKPLLSKVSGSIPTVDADLIPDISVASDADETHKEEVLPGLKALPKIAKVSGAVPVDADLIPDISVASDADETPKKVVAPGLKTLPVLSKVSGMVPVDADLIPDISVASDADETPKEVVAPGLKALPQLVQVSEPRKLIQKHLPDISVKSDADFDPKQTLAAILAKLH, from the exons ATGCGATACTTTGCCGTTTGCGCCCTCCTCATCCTGCCGCTCGTCAGCGGAGGACTCGTGCCCCACCGCCCCGTTAGGCACATTGCGATGTACGAGATCCACCCCAACCACCACAATCCCCAGATGGAAG TCATTGCCCAGAATATGCAGGCCATGTTCCAGAACATGATTCCCGACATTTCGGCCGCCATTGATGCCATGGATATTCCGGACATGTCCGTCCAGGCTGATGCCGGAGTTCTGCCCGACATGTCCGTTGCCACCGACGCCGACGATACCCCCAGGAGGCGCCCTGCCCACTTCAAGGTCGCCCCTTTGACTAGGGTGGCCGCTCCCTGGGTCTCCAAGATCCCCGACATGTCTGTCCAGGCCGATGCCGATCTTATCCCAGACATCTCCGTTGCCAGCGATGCCGATGTGACCCCCAAGCGTGCCAGTTTCGCCCTGAAGAAGCCCCTTCTGTCGAAGGTCTCCGGATCCATTCCCACTGTCGATGCTGATCTGATCCCTGACATCTCTGTTGCCTCTGATGCCGATGAGACTCACAAGGAGGAGGTTCTTCCCGGTCTGAAGGCTCTGCCCAAGATTGCCAAGGTTTCTGGTGCAGTTCCTGTCGATGCCGATCTGATCCCTGACATCTCCGTGGCCTCTGACGCCGATGAGACCCCCAAGAAGGTGGTTGCTCCCGGTCTGAAGACCCTGCCTGTGCTGTCCAAGGTCTCTGGAATGGTTCCTGTCGATGCCGATCTGATCCCTGACATCTCCGTGGCCTCTGATGCCGATGAAACCCCCAAGGAGGTGGTTGCTCCCGGTTTGAAGGCCCTGCCCCAGCTCGTCCAGGTTTCCGAGCCCAGGAAGCTGATCCAGAAGCACTTGCCCGACATCTCCGTGAAGAGCGATGCCGACTTCGACCCGAAGCAGACCCTGGCCGCTATCTTGGCCAAGCTGCATTAA